From a region of the Rhipicephalus microplus isolate Deutch F79 chromosome X, USDA_Rmic, whole genome shotgun sequence genome:
- the LOC142777402 gene encoding motile sperm domain-containing protein 2-like gives MAPQPHPDVFGESRYYITSEHMKAFRARLFDESLGRDASAYHPSDRRRILDSDEYCWRFIVHNRLDLERAVRMADTALKWRAQVRLHELTESSLPRACLQAGFVYPFNVDRYGNHVLLVRPANIRNLPLADVRRVLIFFVETLLRRQNASRITLLVDCVGGDRHQLDLGRHLMALFRCYYPRSLGFVLLWRSPRLLQGIWNLCKGLMPVEALERIRFVTARDIGRYVDRDKLPVRMGGTDSYHYVYVPGKPLGERCPKLAPLDPVSCPTASLSVYGMFTA, from the exons ATGGCTCCGCAGCCACACCCAGATGTGTTCGGGGAAAGCCGCTACTACATCACCAGCGAGCACATGAAGGCATTCCGGGCACGGCTGTTCGACGAGTCTCTTGGCAGAGATGCGTCCGCCTACCACCCGAGCGACCGGCGACGGATCCTGGACAGCGACGAATACTGTTGGCGGTTCATCGTCCACAACCGCCTTGACCTGGAGCGTGCCGTGCGCATGGCGGACACGGCCCTGAAGTGGCGCGCACAG GTGCGGCTGCACGAGCTGACCGAGTCAAGCCTGCCGAGGGCTTGCCTGCAGGCCGGCTTCGTGTACCCCTTCAACGTAGACCGCTACGGTAACCACGTACTCCTGGTGCGACCCGCCAACATTCGCAACCTTCCTCTGGCCGACGTCCGTCGAGTGCTCATCTTCTTCGTGGAGACCCTTCTGCGGCGACAGAACGCCTCGCGCATAACACTCCTCGTGGATTGCGTTGGCGGCGATCGCCATCAG CTTGACCTGGGTCGGCATCTGATGGCCTTATTCCGCTGCTACTACCCCCGCTCGCTTGGCTTCGTTCTGCTATGGCGGTCCCCACGTCTGCTCCAGGGCATCTGGAATCTCTGCAAGGGTTTAATGCCCGTCGAAGCCCTGGAGAGGATACGTTTTGTCACGGCCAGGGACATTGGCCGTTACGTGGACCGTGACAAGCTACCGGTACGCATGGGAGGCACCGACAGCTACCACTATGTGTACGTGCCCGGCAAGCCTCTTGGAGAGCGGTGCCCGAAGCTCGCGCCTCTGGACCCCGTTAGTTGCCCAACGGCGAGCTTGAGTGTCTATGGCATGTTCACGGCCTGA